A window of Synechococcus sp. MW101C3 genomic DNA:
GCCGCCACGGCGCCGGATGGCTTGCTGCTCCGCCGCCAGGTAGGCCTTGGCGTCGCACTGGTTGAGGAAACGGCGGAACACGAAGGCGTGGCCGCTCTCCACCAGCGCCAGGTCGATGTTGGTGCCGGCCTGCGGCCTGCTGCTGGGAATGGCTGCACCATGAACAGTGAGCCCACCCCCCTGCCATGGCGCCGCCTCGCCCCCACCTGTTCAAAGGCCGCGCCGGACCCGCCGCGGCCATTGAGCGCACAGCCCGCGCCCTGCTGGAGCGCATGAGCCCGGCGGAGAAGCTCGGCTGCCTCGATGGCGACACCCCGTTCTGGTCGGGGATGGCGGAGATCGCCACCCAGGACGCGTCTCACCGCCATCCATGGCCGGCTGGCGTGGTGCCCCGGCTGGGGATCGGCGGGCTGCACTTCGTCGATGGACCGCGTGGGGTGGTGCTCGAAGGCGGCGCCACCACCTTCCCGGTGCCGATCGCCCGTGGCGCCAGCTGGGATCCGGAGCTGGAGGAACGGATCGGCGTGGCGATCGGTCTTGAGGCCCGCTCGTTCGGCGCCAACTGGGTGGGAGCCGTGTGCGTGAACCTGTTGCGCCATCCCGGCTGGGGCCGCGCCCAGGAAACCTATGGCGAGGATCCGGTGCACGTGGGGGCCATGGGCGCCGCCCTGACCCGCGGACTGCAGCGCCACACCATCGCCTGCGTCAAACATTTCGCGCTCAACTCCATCGATGGCTGCCGCTTCCTGGTGGATGTGCAGGCCAGCCCGCGGGTGCTGCATGAGCTCTACCTGCCCCACTTCCGCGACTGCGTCGACGCTGGCGCCGGCTCGGTGATGAGCGCCTACAACAGCGTGAACGGCGAGTGGTGCGGCCAGCACCCGCTGCTACTGCAGGCCATCCTCAAAGACCGCTGGGGCTTCCGCGGGTTCGTGGTCACGGATTTCATCTTCGGCCTGCGCGATGGGCCGCGCGCCCTGCAGGCGGGCCTCGACCTGGAGATGCCCTTTCCGATGATCCTGGCGGGCAGCCTGGGGCCGGCAGCGGGTCACCCCCTCAGCGCCGCCCTGCAGGCGCGCATTGACGATGCGGTGCTGCGCCAGCTGCGGGTTCAATTTGCCGTGCCCGCCGGCCGCTACCCAGTCACACTGCGACGCTGCGCGGATCACCTGGCGCTGGCGCGGGAGGCGGCTACCAAGGCGATCGTGCTGCTGCGCAATGAGGGGCCGCTGCTGCCGCTGGCCGCCACTGGCTCGCTGGCGGTGATCGGCCGGCTGGCGGCGCAGCCCAACCTGGGCGACCGGGGCTCCTCCGACACCCGGCCCGCACCCGGCAGCGTCGTGACACCGCTGGCGGGTCTGCGGGCGGCGGCTCCCGCCATGGCCATCCGTCACGAGGAGGGGCGGAACCTGGCTGCCGCCGCCGCCCTGGCCGCCGCGAGCGACGCCGCCGTGGTGGTGGTGGGTCTGGATTGGCGCAACGAAGGCGAGCACATCCACCCGGGCGACATCGCCCCGGTGCTCGAGCAGGTGCCGCCTCCCGCCGCGCTGGTGCGCTGGCTGGGCTGGCGGCGGCTCACGCCGCTCTGGCGCCAGCTGACGCGGCTGATCGCGGCCCTGGCGCGGCAGGGCTCGGCCCGGCCCGGCAGTCACTTCGCCTCCGGCGACCGCACCTGCCTGGGTCTGCCTGCGGCGCAGCTGCGCCTGATCCGGGCCGTGGCCGCCGCCAACCCCCGCACCGTGGTGGTGCTGATGGGCGGCGGCGCCATCCTGTGTGAGGAGTGGCGGCAGCTGGTGCCGGCGCTGCTGCTGCTCTGGTATCCCGGCGAGCAGGGGGGCGCGGCCCTGGCCGATGTGATCTTCGGGCGGGTGTCCCCCTCAGGCCGGCTGCCGTTCGCCCTGCCCAGCAGCGAAGCGCACCTGCCGCCATTCGATCCCCGGGCCCGGCGCCTCACCTACGACCTCTGGCACGGCTACCGCCGCCTGCGCCGCCAGGGACACGTCGCCGCTTACCCCTTCGGCTGGGGTCTGTCCTACGCGGCCTTCACCCATGAAGGGCTGGCGGCCCGGCTCGTGCCGGAGGAGCAGGTGCCGCAGGCGCAAGGGCCCGACGAGCAGATGCTGGCCGTGTCGCTTGTGGTGCACAACACCGCGGCAGTGCCAGGCGACGAGGTGCTGCAGGTGTACGTGGAGCCCCCGGGCCTGCGGCTGCCGAGGGCGGCGCGGCAGCTGGTGGGCTTTCAGCGCCTGAGCCTGGCAGCGGGGAAGACGCTGCCGCTCACCCTGCGGATTCCGCTGCGGCGTCTGGCCTACTTCGATGAGGCCCGCGACGCGTTCGTGCTGGAGGCGGGCTGCCACCGCGTGCTGGTGGCGCCTCACGCGGAGGCACCCGGCCTGGCTGTGGAGCTCACCTTGCGCGAGCAGGTGCTGGAGGACTGAGACAGATCAGCCGCCACCGCCCACGTCGCGGGTCACCCCCACCCCTTTGGGAGCGAACAGGAACACCATCTCGCCAAGCCGCTCCTGGTGGCCATCGAGCGCGAACACGCCACCGGAGACGAAATCCGCCGACCGCTGCGCCTCCTCGGGCGCCATCGCGGTGAGGTTGAGCACCACCGTCTTACGCTCACGCACCGCCTGAACAGCGTCGAGCGACTCCTCGAAATGCCGGGGCTCCATCAGCAGCACCTCGGGTGGCAGGTCGGGGAACCGGTTCATGGTCACAACCTGACATGGTCAGCCGGCCGGTGCCAGCACGCTGGCGTGTGGCCCGGTCGGGTGGCGGGGGTCATGGGGCGGCGTCCGCCCGGTGGTCCAGGGCGCCCAGAAACATGTCGGGATCCAGATCGGGCCGGCGGCGCAGCGCAAACACGGTGCCGGCGTTGCCGCGGCTGAGGCGCAGCTGATCATCAAGAAACGTGACATCCAGCCAGGCGGGAAATCCCTGCTGAACGGCGCGGAACAGCTCCAGCCGACGGCCCGCCAGCTCGGGCCCGCGCCAACCACCCCGCTCGAAGGTCACGCTCACCCGCTGGGCGCCGGTGACGGCGATGCGGGCCTGCACGCCGATGGCTGCCAGTGGCCCCAGGGGACCCGCCAGTCGCAGCAGGTTCATCGCCTGGCCCCGTTGCGGCAGCAGCACCTGCAGGTTCTCCAGCCAGGGCGCCACTTTGAGATAAGGCAGTTGGCTGCTGCTCCAGCGCAGTTCCCACACGCCTGTCAGCTGCTCCAGCTGGCGGTCCAGATCGGCGGGCGCCTCCTGCTCCAACCCCTGGATCAGGGCCAGCAGTGCGTCGTCGGCCATGGATCCGGGCCGCTCCAGGGCGTCGAGAAGCTGCTGGCGTAGTGGCATGGAGGAGGGCTGGCAATGGGTAGAAAACACACCGCGACGACGGGGAGACTTGGACGGACGTACGGGGCGAGCTCCTGTACGATTTGGTTGATTCCTAGATCCCTGGCCAGTCCACAAGTCTGTTCAAGACGTCGACGGATCCGTTCAAGTTTTTTCTCAGCTCAATGACAATCTACGTAGGCAACCTCTCGTTCGATGCCGAACAGGAGGATCTCCGTGACCTCTTCAGTCAGTACGGGGAAGTTCGCCAGTGCAGCCTGCCTCTCGATCGGGAAACCGGCCGGAAGCGCGGTTTTGCCTTTGTCGAACTGGCCAATGATGCCGAAGAACAGAAAGCCATCGACGATCTCCAGAACGTCGAATGGATGAATCGCATGATCCGCGTCAACAAAGCTGAGCCGCGTGGCGGCGGCGGTGGCGGCGGCAATCGCGGTGGTGGCGGCGGCTACGGCGGTGGCGGTGGCGGTGGCTACGGCGGCGGTGGTGGCGGCGGCGGCTACGGCGGTGGTGGTGGCGGCCGCAGCCGTTACTGAGCCGGTACTGAATTCACTAGTTGCTGATTCAACGAAGCGGCCTTCGGTCTCTTCCTGATCAACCTTCAAGCCTCGCCCTGTGCGGGGCTTTTTTTATGGCTGCCGCCCGACAGACGCCGCCGACCAGCGCCAGCACCAGCAGGGGCAGTTCGCCCCAGCGCACGTAGGGGGTCCACGCCGTGCGGTGCTCCAGCGCGAACAGGCCGGTGGCGGCATGCCCGGCGGCCAGCCGCTGGCGAATCACTCCGTGGTGGTCCACCACCAGGCTCGGACCGGTGTTGGCGGCACTGGCCAGCCAGCGGCCCGTTTCGATCGCACGCAGCTGGCTGAGGGCCGCGAACTGGTGCTGCAAGAGCGGGGGATAGGGATCGAGGTTGGCTGTGGCCAGCAGCCAGCCGGCTCCGGCGCGGCTGGCGGCCGCCAGCCCCCGGCCGTCCGCCAGCTCGTAACAGATGGCCACAGCGAGCGCGCCCCCCGGCCGCTGCAACAGGCGCGAGGGCGCCCCGGGCTGCACCCCGCCCACTGCCGACAGGCCGGCCCAGCGCCACCAACGCGCCAGCGGCACCCATTCCCCAAGCGGCACCAGCCGGTGCTTGTCGAGGGCGGACACGGGCTGGAGGGAGCCCGGCGGGAAGCGCAGCACACTGCTGCGCAGCTCTTCTCCCACCTGCCGGAAGCCACCGCTGAGCACCTCCACCGGCCCCGTTGCCGGCAGGTGTTGCCCCAGGGCGAGAGCCCCCTCCGGCAGCACCAGCAGATCCACCTGCCGCTGCATCGCCTCCGCCTGAGCGGCGGCCAGACGGCGGCGTAGCAGGAGTTGCTGATCGGCGTCGAACTTGCGCCGCGTGGGAATCGCCGGCTGCAGCACCAGCACGAGCTCCCGCAGGTCTACGGCCTCGCTGTGCTGGATTGCAGTGTGCTTGGCCGGGATCTGGCTCAGTCGCTGGTCCGGTTTCTGACCAGTGCTCTGGCGCTGACCTTCCAAAACTCCCAGCTGGCTCCAGCCGATCAGGTGCAGCAGCAGGATCGAGGCCGCCAGGAGCACACCGCTGCGACGCCGCCGCTGCGGGCCGCCGGCCAGCACCCGCCAGAGACCCCAGCCGATCAACAGCTGGACCGCCGCCACCAGGCCACTGCCGCCCAGTGCCGCCAGCCCGGCCAGGGGCCGGTCGCCGGGCAGGGCCGAGGCCCCGAGCCCGATCCAGAACAGCGGCCCGGTGGCCAGCGTCACTTCCGCCAGACCCCAGAGCGCGGCCGCCAGCAAAGCCGTGCTCCAGCGACGCGGATCGAGGCGGCGCACCAGCAGGCTCCACAGCGCCACCAGGGCGGCACCGAGCACCGCCAGGGCACCCCACAGGGCAAGGCAGAGGGGCAGGCTCAGCGGTAGCGGCACCCCCACCCAGTCGAGCGGATGGAGCCAGAGCAGCCAGCGGTGGCTCACCAGCACCGCCGCCGCCCCCCACAGGGCAGCGCCAGCCGGCGTGGTCTGCCCCCACAGCGGCACCAACGCCAGCCACAGCAGGGGCGGAAAGCCCCATGGGGCGAACGTCACGCCCGCCAGCGCACCCGCCAAGACGGCGGTGAAGGGAGCCGTGAGCGGGCGCGTGGCCCAGGGCAGCGGCCGGTCATCGCCCATGGCTTGGGTCCAGGGCGGGAGACCAGGATGGGGCACCGAACGTTGTCGCCATGGAACGGGACAATCTGCTGCAACAGCTGCTGCTGCGTGGGCTCGGCACCAGTTCGATGGTGGCTGAGCGGCTGCGCAGCGTCACCCAGTCGTGGGTGACCAGCGGCCGGCTCGATCCCGGCCAGGCCACCGCCCTGGTGGATGACGTGCTGCGAGCCCTGCGGGGAGACAACCCCGAGCTGGAGAAACAGGCAGGCCGCACGGTGGAGCGCAACGTGGAGTCGTTTCTCCAGGACCTGGGGCTGGCGCGGCAGAGGGAGGTGGACGAGCTGCGTGGTCGCATCGACCGGCTCGAGCAGGCCCTGCGCGCCCGCCGGGAGACGGAGGACAGCAGCGACTGAATGCGACCTCGGCCGGAAACCGCAGTGCCCGCTGGCAGAATCGGGCCTGCCACCGTTTGTGCCTTGACCCGCCCGTCCGCCATGCGCGACATCCTGATCAGCTCGACCCTCTGCGTCGCCTTCCTGCTGGTGGCTCTTGTCAGCCAGCTGGTGGCCCCCAGCACGGTGGAGGCGGCAGGCACAAGTGCCGCGCTCACGACTGCGGCCCCCACCGCTAATGCTGCGGCAGCCGGCACCGCGCAGCCTGCTGCGGCCATGGCCGTGAACCGCTTCGAACTCGACCCCGACGACCCCAACCCCACACTTTTTTCCATGGCTTCTGACTCCAGCACCGATTCCTCCGTGGCCCAGGGAGGTGGCGCCGGCGCTCTCGGCGGTGAGATGGTGGCAGCCAAGGAACGGGTCACCCCCAGCGGGCTGCGCATCATTGACGTCAGCATCGGTGAAGGCGCTGAAGCGATCAGCGGCCAGAACGTGCTGGTGAACTACCGCGGCACCCTCGAGAATGGCAAGGAATTCGACAGCAGCTATTCCCGCAATCAGCCCTTCAGCTTCCCGCTCGGCGCTGGCCGGGTGATCAAGGGCTGGGATGAAGGGGTGGCCGGCATGAAGGTGGGCGGCAAGCGCAAGCTGGTGATCCCGCCTGATCTGGCCTACGGCGAGCGCGGCGCCGGCGGCGTCATCCCCCCCAACGCCACCCTCACCTTCGAAGTGGAGCTGCTGCGCGTCGGCGGCTGATTCGCCCCCCCGCCTTCAGGGCGTGATGATGGGTGTGATTGTTAAAATGATCACACCAGCGGGCGGGTTCACACCGGCGGAAGGGTTCGCTCCGCGGATCGCTCCACGCGTCAGCCCGTCTCCGCTCTTCATCTTCTTTCGGACCCACCAATGGCTCACCAGCTGCCCGCGCTTCCCTACGAACTCGACGCGCTCGAGCCGCACATCTCCCGCCAGACCCTGGAGTTCCACCACGGCAAGCACCACGCGGGCTACGTGGCCAATCTCAACAAGATGGTGGAAGGCACCGATCTGGAAGGAAAATCACTGGACGAGGTGATCCTGGCTGTGGCCGGCGACGCCAGCAAGGCGGGCATCTTCAACAACGCCGCCCAGGTTTGGAACCACACCTTCTACTGGCAGGGTCTCAAGCCCGGCGGCGGCGGTGCCCCAAGCGGCGCTCTGGCCGACAAGATCAATGCTGATTTCGGCGGTTTTGATGTGTTCACCGAGCAGTTCAAAGCTGCCGGCGCCACTCAGTTCGGCAGCGGCTGGGCCTGGCTGGTGCTGGATGGCGGCACCCTCAAGATCACCAAGACCGGCAATGCCGATCTGCCCCTGGCGCATGGCCAGAAGGCCCTGCTCACCATGGATGTGTGGGAGCACGCTTACTACCTCGATTACCAGAACCGCCGCCCGGATTACATCTCTACCTTCCTCGACAAGCTGGTGAACTGGGAGTTCGTGGCCGCCAATCTGGCTGCCGCCTGAACCCTCAGGGCCTCAGGGCCT
This region includes:
- a CDS encoding RNA-binding protein; translated protein: MTIYVGNLSFDAEQEDLRDLFSQYGEVRQCSLPLDRETGRKRGFAFVELANDAEEQKAIDDLQNVEWMNRMIRVNKAEPRGGGGGGGNRGGGGGYGGGGGGGYGGGGGGGGYGGGGGGRSRY
- a CDS encoding PAP/fibrillin family protein, whose translation is MPLRQQLLDALERPGSMADDALLALIQGLEQEAPADLDRQLEQLTGVWELRWSSSQLPYLKVAPWLENLQVLLPQRGQAMNLLRLAGPLGPLAAIGVQARIAVTGAQRVSVTFERGGWRGPELAGRRLELFRAVQQGFPAWLDVTFLDDQLRLSRGNAGTVFALRRRPDLDPDMFLGALDHRADAAP
- a CDS encoding thermonuclease family protein; protein product: MPSSRPQAGTNIDLALVESGHAFVFRRFLNQCDAKAYLAAEQQAIRRRGGVWQVPGGLSRPWDFSRERRSGVTSLSADGAMQAAKEAMLLSKDLSTNAE
- a CDS encoding FKBP-type peptidyl-prolyl cis-trans isomerase, translating into MRDILISSTLCVAFLLVALVSQLVAPSTVEAAGTSAALTTAAPTANAAAAGTAQPAAAMAVNRFELDPDDPNPTLFSMASDSSTDSSVAQGGGAGALGGEMVAAKERVTPSGLRIIDVSIGEGAEAISGQNVLVNYRGTLENGKEFDSSYSRNQPFSFPLGAGRVIKGWDEGVAGMKVGGKRKLVIPPDLAYGERGAGGVIPPNATLTFEVELLRVGG
- a CDS encoding beta-glucosidase — translated: MAPPRPHLFKGRAGPAAAIERTARALLERMSPAEKLGCLDGDTPFWSGMAEIATQDASHRHPWPAGVVPRLGIGGLHFVDGPRGVVLEGGATTFPVPIARGASWDPELEERIGVAIGLEARSFGANWVGAVCVNLLRHPGWGRAQETYGEDPVHVGAMGAALTRGLQRHTIACVKHFALNSIDGCRFLVDVQASPRVLHELYLPHFRDCVDAGAGSVMSAYNSVNGEWCGQHPLLLQAILKDRWGFRGFVVTDFIFGLRDGPRALQAGLDLEMPFPMILAGSLGPAAGHPLSAALQARIDDAVLRQLRVQFAVPAGRYPVTLRRCADHLALAREAATKAIVLLRNEGPLLPLAATGSLAVIGRLAAQPNLGDRGSSDTRPAPGSVVTPLAGLRAAAPAMAIRHEEGRNLAAAAALAAASDAAVVVVGLDWRNEGEHIHPGDIAPVLEQVPPPAALVRWLGWRRLTPLWRQLTRLIAALARQGSARPGSHFASGDRTCLGLPAAQLRLIRAVAAANPRTVVVLMGGGAILCEEWRQLVPALLLLWYPGEQGGAALADVIFGRVSPSGRLPFALPSSEAHLPPFDPRARRLTYDLWHGYRRLRRQGHVAAYPFGWGLSYAAFTHEGLAARLVPEEQVPQAQGPDEQMLAVSLVVHNTAAVPGDEVLQVYVEPPGLRLPRAARQLVGFQRLSLAAGKTLPLTLRIPLRRLAYFDEARDAFVLEAGCHRVLVAPHAEAPGLAVELTLREQVLED
- a CDS encoding phasin family protein — translated: MERDNLLQQLLLRGLGTSSMVAERLRSVTQSWVTSGRLDPGQATALVDDVLRALRGDNPELEKQAGRTVERNVESFLQDLGLARQREVDELRGRIDRLEQALRARRETEDSSD
- a CDS encoding apolipoprotein N-acyltransferase — encoded protein: MGDDRPLPWATRPLTAPFTAVLAGALAGVTFAPWGFPPLLWLALVPLWGQTTPAGAALWGAAAVLVSHRWLLWLHPLDWVGVPLPLSLPLCLALWGALAVLGAALVALWSLLVRRLDPRRWSTALLAAALWGLAEVTLATGPLFWIGLGASALPGDRPLAGLAALGGSGLVAAVQLLIGWGLWRVLAGGPQRRRRSGVLLAASILLLHLIGWSQLGVLEGQRQSTGQKPDQRLSQIPAKHTAIQHSEAVDLRELVLVLQPAIPTRRKFDADQQLLLRRRLAAAQAEAMQRQVDLLVLPEGALALGQHLPATGPVEVLSGGFRQVGEELRSSVLRFPPGSLQPVSALDKHRLVPLGEWVPLARWWRWAGLSAVGGVQPGAPSRLLQRPGGALAVAICYELADGRGLAAASRAGAGWLLATANLDPYPPLLQHQFAALSQLRAIETGRWLASAANTGPSLVVDHHGVIRQRLAAGHAATGLFALEHRTAWTPYVRWGELPLLVLALVGGVCRAAAIKKAPHRARLEG
- a CDS encoding superoxide dismutase, producing MAHQLPALPYELDALEPHISRQTLEFHHGKHHAGYVANLNKMVEGTDLEGKSLDEVILAVAGDASKAGIFNNAAQVWNHTFYWQGLKPGGGGAPSGALADKINADFGGFDVFTEQFKAAGATQFGSGWAWLVLDGGTLKITKTGNADLPLAHGQKALLTMDVWEHAYYLDYQNRRPDYISTFLDKLVNWEFVAANLAAA